The Kineosporiaceae bacterium genome contains a region encoding:
- the gabT gene encoding 4-aminobutyrate--2-oxoglutarate transaminase encodes MTETLDHSLATETAVEQKRRLVTAIPGPASQAIHARKLAAVSAGIGTMLPIYVERAGGGILVDADGNQLIDFGSGIAVTNVGNAAPEVARRVAAQVAELTHTCFMVTPYEPYVQVCEALNRLSPGSHEKRSALFNSGAEAVENAVKIARRFTGRDAIVVFDHAYHGRTNLTMAMTAKNMPYKDGFGPFAGEIYRVPLSYPFREPTPMTGEEAAARAISAIDKQIGVNRTAAVIIEPISGEGGFIVPAPGFLAAVSAWCTENGVLFIADEVQTGFARTGAMFAVDHEGVVPDLMTTAKGIAGGLPLAAVTGRADIMDSVHGGGLGGTYGGNPVACAAGLAAIDIIESQDLVAAAQRIESIMVPRLQQLAAAHPKIGEVRGRGAMIAIEIVQPGTTIPDAAEAARISAACHQAGVVTLTCGTYGNVLRFLPPLVIPEHLLTEGLDVLAEAVAG; translated from the coding sequence ATGACCGAGACCCTCGACCACAGCCTCGCCACCGAGACGGCCGTCGAGCAGAAGCGCCGCCTGGTCACCGCGATCCCCGGCCCGGCCTCGCAGGCGATCCACGCCCGCAAGTTGGCCGCGGTCTCGGCCGGTATCGGCACCATGTTGCCGATCTACGTCGAGCGCGCCGGCGGCGGCATCCTGGTCGACGCCGATGGCAACCAGCTGATCGACTTCGGCTCGGGCATCGCGGTCACGAACGTCGGTAACGCCGCCCCCGAGGTGGCCCGCCGGGTTGCCGCCCAGGTCGCGGAGCTGACCCACACCTGCTTCATGGTGACCCCCTACGAGCCGTACGTGCAGGTGTGTGAGGCGCTCAACCGGCTCTCCCCCGGCAGCCACGAGAAGCGCTCGGCCCTGTTCAACTCCGGCGCCGAGGCAGTCGAGAACGCCGTCAAGATCGCCCGACGGTTCACCGGCCGCGACGCGATCGTCGTGTTCGACCACGCCTACCACGGCCGCACCAACCTCACGATGGCGATGACCGCCAAGAACATGCCCTACAAGGACGGCTTCGGCCCCTTCGCGGGCGAGATCTACCGCGTGCCGCTGAGCTACCCGTTCCGCGAGCCCACGCCGATGACCGGTGAGGAGGCCGCCGCTCGCGCGATCTCGGCGATCGACAAGCAGATCGGGGTGAACCGTACCGCCGCAGTCATCATCGAGCCGATCTCGGGTGAGGGGGGCTTCATCGTTCCGGCGCCGGGCTTCCTGGCCGCGGTCTCGGCCTGGTGCACCGAGAACGGCGTGCTGTTCATCGCCGACGAGGTGCAGACCGGCTTCGCCCGCACCGGCGCCATGTTCGCCGTCGATCACGAGGGCGTGGTGCCCGACCTGATGACCACGGCCAAGGGCATCGCGGGTGGCCTGCCGCTGGCCGCCGTCACCGGACGCGCCGACATCATGGACTCCGTGCACGGCGGCGGCCTGGGCGGCACCTACGGCGGCAACCCGGTGGCCTGCGCCGCCGGCCTCGCCGCCATCGACATCATCGAGAGCCAGGACCTGGTCGCTGCGGCACAGCGGATCGAGTCGATCATGGTTCCCCGGTTGCAGCAGCTGGCCGCCGCGCACCCGAAGATCGGTGAGGTCCGCGGCCGCGGCGCGATGATCGCCATCGAGATCGTGCAGCCCGGCACCACCATCCCGGACGCCGCCGAGGCCGCCCGGATCAGCGCTGCCTGCCACCAGGCGGGCGTGGTCACGCTGACCTGTGGCACCTACGGCAACGTGCTGCGTTTCCTGCCGCCGCTGGTCATCCCCGAGCACCTGCTCACCGAAGGCCTCGACGTCCTGGCCGAGGCCGTCGCCGGCTGA
- a CDS encoding maleylpyruvate isomerase family mycothiol-dependent enzyme, translating to MDVWAEITDERVRLADLLDGLDEFEWATASLCSGWTVRDMAGHLVMPLATPHPIPRFLVDMIRARGSFDRVNRMATARFAVRPTTELVDLLRRHAGSHFVAPTMPPTASLAEILVHGQDIRVPLGVDDAGPVQRWTAALGFLLTPAARRGFVGGRLPALRWLATDAEWSGLSGSDGAAPEGLVSGPASAVGLAIMGRRARLGELSGDGVPVLTRWLDR from the coding sequence ATGGACGTGTGGGCTGAGATCACCGATGAACGGGTGCGTCTGGCAGACCTGCTGGACGGGCTCGACGAGTTCGAGTGGGCCACGGCCAGTCTGTGCTCTGGCTGGACGGTACGCGACATGGCCGGGCACCTCGTGATGCCGCTCGCCACGCCTCACCCGATCCCACGCTTCCTGGTCGACATGATCAGGGCCAGGGGCAGCTTCGACCGGGTGAATCGGATGGCCACCGCGCGGTTCGCCGTCCGGCCGACGACCGAACTGGTCGACCTGTTGCGCCGGCATGCCGGCAGTCACTTCGTGGCCCCGACCATGCCGCCGACCGCCTCGCTCGCCGAGATCCTGGTGCACGGGCAGGACATTCGGGTTCCGCTCGGGGTCGATGATGCCGGCCCGGTCCAGCGCTGGACGGCGGCGCTCGGCTTCCTGCTCACCCCCGCCGCCCGGCGCGGCTTCGTCGGCGGGCGGCTGCCGGCGTTGCGCTGGCTGGCCACCGACGCCGAGTGGTCGGGCCTGTCCGGCAGCGACGGCGCCGCCCCCGAGGGATTGGTGAGCGGCCCGGCGTCCGCGGTCGGTCTGGCGATCATGGGGCGGCGCGCTCGGCTGGGGGAGCTGTCGGGGGACGGCGTGCCGGTGCTCACCCGGTGGCTCGATCGCTGA
- a CDS encoding rhodanese-like domain-containing protein, translated as MTYAGDLSPEETFSLLRDESDAVLVDVRTAAEWAYVGLPDLSALGRDVLRIEWVRYPDGARNEAFVAELAAAGVPHQAPVAFLCRSGVRSKGAAAAATAAGYARAYNIVDGFEGQLDAAGHRGVGGWKSAGLPWRQS; from the coding sequence ATGACGTATGCCGGTGATCTGAGCCCCGAAGAGACCTTCAGCCTGTTGAGAGATGAGTCCGACGCCGTCCTGGTGGACGTGCGAACGGCGGCCGAGTGGGCCTACGTCGGGTTGCCGGACCTGTCCGCGCTGGGTCGTGACGTGCTCCGGATCGAGTGGGTGCGCTACCCGGACGGCGCCCGCAACGAGGCCTTCGTCGCCGAGCTCGCCGCCGCGGGGGTGCCGCACCAGGCGCCGGTGGCGTTCCTGTGCCGTTCAGGGGTGCGCTCCAAGGGGGCGGCCGCTGCGGCGACGGCCGCCGGCTACGCCCGGGCCTACAACATCGTCGACGGCTTCGAGGGCCAGTTGGACGCCGCCGGGCACCGTGGTGTCGGTGGCTGGAAGTCGGCGGGCCTGCCCTGGCGCCAGTCGTGA
- a CDS encoding O-succinylhomoserine sulfhydrylase, which translates to MTPGGPVTGRGSADQERWRPETVAVRGGLQRSNHAETAEAIFLTQGYVYDDAEQAEAAFAGDVDHYMYSRYGNPTVGIFEERLRLLEQAPACFATATGMSAVFTSLMAFLNAGDRVVAARALFGSCFMILDELLPRWGIRCEFVDGHDLAQWERALATPAQAVFFESPSNPMQDLVDVAAVCELAHAAGAKVVVDNVFATPLLQRPMTLGADIVVYSATKHIDGQGRVLGGAILGPKEYIDGGVQTLMRHTGPSMSPFNAWVLLKGLETMRLRVDAQCGAAQRIAEHLEAHSRIRSVRYPFLASHPQHELARRQMSAGGTVVTFEVDGGKDGAFAFVNALRVIDLSNNLGDAKSLATHPATTTHRRLGAQGRAAAGITDGVVRISVGLEAVEDLLEDIDQALGA; encoded by the coding sequence GTGACACCCGGCGGCCCCGTCACGGGCCGCGGCTCGGCCGATCAGGAACGCTGGCGGCCCGAGACGGTCGCCGTCCGGGGCGGGTTGCAGCGCTCGAATCATGCCGAGACCGCCGAGGCGATCTTCCTGACCCAGGGGTACGTGTACGACGACGCCGAGCAGGCCGAGGCGGCGTTCGCGGGCGACGTCGACCACTACATGTACTCCCGGTACGGCAACCCGACGGTCGGCATCTTCGAGGAGCGGCTGCGCCTGCTCGAACAGGCGCCGGCCTGCTTCGCCACCGCGACCGGCATGTCGGCGGTGTTCACCTCGCTGATGGCGTTCCTGAACGCCGGCGACCGGGTGGTGGCGGCCCGGGCGCTGTTCGGCTCGTGCTTCATGATCCTGGACGAGTTGCTGCCGCGCTGGGGCATCAGGTGCGAGTTCGTCGACGGACACGACCTGGCGCAGTGGGAGCGTGCACTGGCCACCCCGGCGCAGGCGGTGTTCTTCGAGTCGCCGTCCAATCCGATGCAGGACCTGGTGGATGTCGCCGCGGTCTGCGAGCTGGCGCACGCCGCCGGGGCGAAGGTCGTGGTGGACAACGTCTTCGCCACGCCGCTGCTGCAACGACCGATGACGCTCGGCGCCGACATCGTCGTGTACTCGGCGACCAAGCACATCGACGGTCAGGGGCGGGTGCTGGGCGGGGCGATCCTCGGCCCGAAGGAGTACATCGACGGTGGCGTGCAGACCCTGATGCGCCACACCGGGCCGTCGATGAGCCCGTTCAACGCCTGGGTGCTGCTCAAGGGACTCGAGACCATGCGGCTTCGGGTCGACGCGCAATGTGGTGCAGCGCAGCGGATCGCCGAACATCTCGAGGCGCACTCTCGGATCCGTTCGGTGCGCTACCCGTTCCTGGCGAGCCACCCGCAGCACGAGCTGGCTCGACGCCAGATGAGCGCCGGTGGCACCGTGGTCACCTTCGAGGTGGACGGCGGCAAGGACGGCGCGTTCGCGTTCGTCAACGCCCTACGGGTGATCGACCTCTCGAACAACCTCGGGGACGCCAAGTCGTTGGCCACCCACCCGGCCACCACGACGCATCGGCGCCTCGGGGCGCAGGGCCGGGCCGCCGCCGGCATCACCGACGGTGTGGTGCGGATCTCGGTGGGGCTGGAGGCCGTCGAGGACCTGCTCGAGGACATCGATCAGGCTCTGGGGGCCTGA
- a CDS encoding alpha/beta hydrolase — MDLLPGVSAHTTPTDRLAMHWLEYGPSDGEPVVLVQGNLSTGRFYEHVMAQLAEVTAAARPDGARPLRLIAPDMRGFGRTDKLPVDATRGLRDWSDDIHALLVAIGVTEPVHLVGWSAGGLAISHYAMEHGRLPDGTPSVASLTYVCPVSPYGYGGVHRDGTPCHPDFAGTGAAGANPELVQRLRDGDATADSPFSIRNVINGLYWRPDFRLPPEREDLLVEEILMTSIGEGTYPGDPAASASWPGFAPGTTGMLNALSPKYANWTGVLDLDPKPPILWTQGTADLIVSDNSALELGALGAIGVIPGWPGAEVYPPQPMVTQIRDVLTAYQQAGGSVQLEMFEGSGHGPLYDAQDRWCDVVGGFIARAGE; from the coding sequence ATGGATCTCCTGCCCGGCGTGAGCGCCCACACCACCCCAACCGACCGGCTCGCGATGCACTGGCTCGAGTACGGCCCCAGCGACGGCGAGCCGGTCGTGCTGGTGCAGGGCAACCTGAGCACCGGACGGTTCTACGAGCACGTCATGGCGCAGCTCGCCGAGGTGACCGCCGCCGCTCGGCCGGACGGCGCGCGCCCGCTGCGGCTGATCGCCCCCGACATGCGCGGCTTCGGGCGCACCGACAAGCTGCCGGTCGATGCCACTCGGGGGCTGCGCGACTGGTCGGACGACATCCACGCGCTGTTGGTCGCGATCGGTGTCACCGAGCCGGTGCACCTGGTCGGCTGGTCGGCGGGCGGCCTGGCGATCAGCCACTACGCGATGGAGCACGGCAGGCTCCCGGACGGCACGCCGTCCGTGGCGTCGCTGACCTATGTCTGCCCGGTCTCGCCCTACGGCTACGGCGGCGTGCACCGCGACGGCACGCCGTGCCACCCCGACTTCGCCGGTACCGGGGCCGCCGGCGCCAATCCCGAACTGGTGCAACGGTTGCGGGACGGCGATGCCACGGCCGACTCCCCGTTCAGCATCCGCAACGTCATCAACGGGCTGTACTGGCGGCCCGACTTCCGGCTGCCACCCGAGCGCGAGGACCTGTTGGTCGAGGAGATCCTGATGACCAGCATCGGCGAGGGCACCTATCCCGGCGACCCGGCGGCGTCCGCGAGCTGGCCCGGGTTCGCGCCCGGCACCACCGGCATGCTCAACGCCCTGTCGCCCAAGTACGCCAACTGGACCGGCGTCCTCGACCTCGACCCCAAGCCGCCGATCCTGTGGACCCAGGGCACCGCCGATCTGATCGTCTCGGACAACTCCGCCCTCGAACTCGGCGCGCTCGGGGCGATAGGCGTGATCCCGGGCTGGCCTGGCGCCGAGGTGTACCCGCCGCAGCCGATGGTCACCCAGATCCGTGACGTGCTCACCGCCTACCAGCAGGCCGGTGGCAGCGTGCAGCTGGAGATGTTCGAGGGCTCCGGACACGGACCGCTCTACGACGCGCAGGATCGCTGGTGCGACGTGGTCGGCGGATTCATCGCCCGAGCCGGCGAGTGA
- a CDS encoding DUF2089 domain-containing protein — protein sequence MSPHEVHYSAPRDCPVCSEQLHVTRLGCPQCGTALSGSFRACEFCGLADEDRALLRVFLTSRGNMKDVERHLGVSYPTARARFDDLLRRLGLQPAGEPPTPPAPPPAPEIPDPRLAALHALAAGDLDVEAARRLVDPGS from the coding sequence ATGAGCCCCCACGAGGTGCACTACAGCGCCCCGCGTGACTGCCCGGTGTGCAGCGAGCAGCTGCACGTCACCCGGCTCGGTTGCCCGCAGTGCGGCACCGCCCTGTCGGGCTCGTTCCGCGCCTGCGAGTTCTGTGGGCTGGCGGACGAGGATCGCGCCCTGCTGCGCGTGTTCCTCACCTCCCGGGGCAACATGAAGGACGTCGAACGCCACCTGGGGGTGAGCTACCCCACCGCTCGCGCCCGGTTCGACGACCTGCTGCGCCGACTCGGCCTGCAGCCCGCCGGCGAGCCCCCCACGCCGCCCGCACCGCCCCCCGCACCCGAGATCCCCGACCCCCGCCTGGCGGCCCTGCATGCCCTGGCTGCCGGTGACCTGGACGTCGAGGCCGCCCGCCGCCTGGTCGATCCCGGGTCCTGA
- a CDS encoding aspartate aminotransferase family protein has product MTPEEFRAAGHALIDWIADHRTRVPELPVRATVAPGEIAAALPATAPATPQSFEDVLSDLERIVVPGITQTQHPNFYGWFPSNAALASVLGDIASSGLGALGITWQSAPALTEVELVVTEWLRVETGLDDGWRGAIHDTASTACLVAMLAARERATEYGEQRGGLQAEPAPLVVYTSPHAHSSVAKAALLAGFGADNLRHVPVDPRTYAMNPVALAAAIADDIAAGRRPAAVVAAVGTTGTTAIDPVAEIVEVLDGLGQTPRPWLHVDAAMAGSALLLPECRGMATGVEAADSLSWNPHKWLGTILDCSLLYVRDTDHLERVMSTNPSYLRSGADEALAAAGVPQYKDWGIPLGRRFRALKLWFHLRLDGVEAIRARLRRDLANAAWLAEQVQAEPGWRVLAPVSLQTVCLRHEPAGTVADDGAILDGAALDVHTLAWAEAINASGRAFVSPAMLDGHWMVRISIGAEPTERADVAALWAELRLASQK; this is encoded by the coding sequence ATGACGCCCGAGGAGTTCCGCGCCGCCGGCCACGCCCTGATCGACTGGATCGCCGACCACCGCACGCGTGTTCCCGAGCTGCCGGTGCGAGCCACCGTGGCACCCGGCGAGATCGCCGCCGCACTCCCGGCGACGGCTCCCGCCACCCCTCAGTCGTTCGAGGACGTGCTGAGCGACCTCGAGCGCATCGTCGTCCCGGGCATCACCCAGACCCAGCACCCGAACTTCTACGGCTGGTTCCCCTCCAACGCCGCTCTGGCATCGGTGCTCGGCGACATCGCCTCGTCCGGTCTCGGCGCGCTCGGCATCACCTGGCAATCAGCCCCCGCGCTGACCGAGGTCGAGCTCGTGGTCACCGAGTGGCTGCGGGTCGAGACCGGCCTGGACGACGGCTGGCGCGGCGCGATTCACGACACCGCCTCGACCGCCTGCCTCGTCGCGATGCTCGCAGCGCGCGAACGAGCCACCGAGTACGGCGAACAGCGCGGCGGATTGCAGGCAGAACCCGCTCCGTTGGTGGTCTACACCTCCCCGCACGCGCATTCCTCGGTCGCCAAGGCCGCCCTGCTGGCCGGCTTCGGTGCCGACAACCTGCGTCATGTCCCGGTCGACCCGCGCACCTACGCGATGAACCCGGTGGCGCTGGCCGCCGCCATCGCGGACGACATCGCCGCGGGACGCCGTCCGGCTGCCGTGGTGGCCGCGGTCGGCACCACCGGCACCACGGCCATCGACCCGGTCGCCGAGATCGTCGAGGTGCTCGACGGCCTGGGCCAGACCCCTCGCCCGTGGCTGCACGTGGACGCCGCCATGGCCGGCTCGGCGTTGTTGCTGCCCGAGTGCCGAGGCATGGCCACCGGTGTCGAGGCGGCCGATTCGCTGTCGTGGAACCCGCACAAATGGCTGGGCACGATCCTGGACTGCTCGCTGCTCTACGTCCGCGACACCGACCATCTCGAACGGGTCATGTCGACCAATCCCAGCTACCTGCGCTCGGGCGCCGACGAGGCCCTCGCGGCAGCCGGCGTCCCGCAGTACAAGGACTGGGGCATCCCGCTCGGGCGGCGCTTCCGGGCACTCAAGCTGTGGTTCCACCTGCGACTGGACGGTGTGGAGGCGATCCGCGCCCGGTTGCGGCGCGACCTGGCCAACGCGGCCTGGCTGGCCGAGCAGGTGCAGGCCGAGCCGGGCTGGCGGGTGCTCGCGCCGGTCAGCCTGCAGACCGTGTGCCTGCGTCACGAGCCTGCCGGCACGGTGGCCGACGACGGCGCGATCCTGGACGGCGCGGCCCTGGACGTGCACACGCTGGCCTGGGCCGAGGCGATCAACGCCTCCGGCCGGGCCTTCGTCAGCCCGGCCATGCTGGACGGCCACTGGATGGTGCGGATCTCGATCGGCGCGGAGCCCACCGAACGCGCTGACGTCGCGGCCCTCTGGGCTGAGCTGCGTCTGGCTTCCCAAAAGTGA